A genomic region of Burkholderia humptydooensis contains the following coding sequences:
- a CDS encoding carboxymuconolactone decarboxylase family protein has product MTKTKMRLPEFNRDTATDEQNAVLDEILSGPRGNLNGPFLGWIASPELARHAQRLGAFCRYRTGLPLRLSELAILVTAARWRSQAEWHIHHPIALDAGVPAAVAEAIRAGAAPTFDDADDALIFRFSTELYETKRVSDATYDAAVARFGHQVVVNLVALLGYYALVAMTLNVFDMRADGQAALPFAE; this is encoded by the coding sequence GATGAGGCTTCCTGAATTCAATCGCGACACCGCGACCGACGAGCAGAACGCCGTGCTCGACGAGATCCTGAGCGGGCCGCGCGGCAACCTGAACGGGCCGTTTCTCGGCTGGATCGCGAGCCCCGAGCTCGCACGGCATGCGCAGCGGCTCGGCGCGTTCTGCCGGTATCGGACGGGGCTGCCGCTGCGGCTGTCGGAGCTCGCGATCCTCGTGACGGCGGCGCGCTGGCGCTCGCAGGCGGAATGGCACATCCACCACCCGATCGCGCTCGATGCGGGCGTGCCCGCCGCCGTCGCCGAAGCGATCCGGGCCGGCGCGGCCCCAACGTTCGACGATGCCGACGACGCGCTGATCTTCCGCTTTTCGACCGAGCTGTACGAGACGAAGCGCGTGTCGGATGCGACGTACGACGCGGCGGTCGCGCGGTTCGGGCATCAGGTGGTCGTGAATCTCGTCGCGCTGCTCGGCTATTACGCGCTCGTCGCGATGACGCTGAACGTGTTCGACATGCGCGCCGACGGGCAGGCGGCGTTGCCGTTCGCGGAGTGA